The Bacillus cereus G9842 nucleotide sequence TGGAGTACCAATTTATACTGATAATAATAAAGTTGCTAATCAATTTACCGAACAAGAATTAAGTACCTTCTTAGATAAAATTGGTCCAGTCGATATTTTTGTAGCTCATGCTAATCCACGTTGGGCAAAGCCAGAGGATGAATTAGATTTATACAGAGGTTTTGAAGAATATTCAAATTACTTATTAAGGGATAGACCTAAGTTATTTTTACATGGCCATACAGGTTCCCCGCTAGTGTATAACATTCACGATGATACAACTGTTATTACTGTTAATGAATATCAAGTTTTAACTATTGATTAATATTAAATCCATTAATATGTATAAGATTTTTAATTTTATTATCAATTAATTAGGAAAGAGGTAATTAAATGAATCAATTATCTTTATTTGATGATGAATCGACACAAACCCTGCCAGGAAAAGCGAAGCAGTATTCTAGTAATAGTGAAAAAGTAGTAGGGGTTCCAATACATTTAATAGATAATTATAGAACTGATAAAAGAATTAATGGACTAACATACATAGAAGTGGAACAGTTAAATTGGTATGTAGAAAATGAATTAGAAATTAGAGCCACTGATGTAGTAAACGAACTAATTGAAAAATGTAGCACACCAAAGCTGTATTTTTCTACTGAAAAGTCTAAGGTATATCCTTTTGTATGTATGTATCTTGAATATTTATGTCAGAAAGGTATTTTAATTTTTGTAGCAAGTAAAGGGACACAAGAACGTGTTTATAAGAATATAAAATATTGTTAAACATACAATGTGAAAAAGTAGCAGATTTCTATTAAACTGCTTTTTCATTAGGAATAAAAACATTAAAATAATATATATAAATTAATTGAGGGGAGTGATGATATGTATTCATTGTTAAGTTTGTTGAGTATGTTTATAATGATTATTTTGATTATCCTAGTGATACACGGCATAGTAACAATGATGGATAGGGACTCTTGGATAAAAGGAACTTTAATTACAATAAGTGTGATGCTCGGTAGCGTATCCTGTTATTTTATTTATAGTGAAGGACGCTCTGCTGATGCCGCTATTATAGAGTCATATAAACAAGAAGCTAAAATACAGGAAAATAATCAAGTAGAACAATACAAATTAGTAGCAGATAAACTACAAACACAGGTGGATAAAGTTATTTTAGAAGATATAGAGGATTACAAAAAGGTAACAACAGATAAAGGAATATATAAACTTACACTTTTGTATGATGATACAGGGAGACTTAAGGGTATCGATACGCTAGAAAAGATTTACTAAGTAGATAACGTTTTATCCTATTGAACCGAAACCAACTATTAATAAGGGGGTTTCGGTTTTACAATTAAGTGACATAAAGAGGGGACAAGTATGGAGTTACAATTATTAAATAAAATCATTGAACAATTAAAAATTAAAGAAAATAAATCAAAAGACTTAAGAACCATTTGTAGTGATATAAATGCTATTGCAGCAATCATTATGGCAATCTTATTATCTCAAGGCTATAAGAATGCTGTTATTTTTGGAGGTATCATTATTGTATTGTTAGTAAATATTTGTGTTCATATATATTCATTTAAAAGGCATATGTACTTTATTAATGAAATTGAGGAAGTATTGAATCAAAATGCAAAAAAGTCCATTCAAGATTCTTTATATTTATCTAACGATCAAAAAGAGAGCTACATTACTGAATTTGATAATAAGGACGTAAAGCAAAGAATACAGCTCTTAAAAGTTATAGTAAATACAGAGAAAAATACTAGGCTTAGTCTTTATGTAAATTAATAGTATAATTTTGATAGGTAAATAAGGAGTAAGGAGCTTTAGATAATGACAGTAAAAGAAGAATTTAAACACCAGGAACAGGTTGATCTTTTGTTAGATAAGCAAATAAAGTATGGTAAAAAGGTTAAGAAGACAATGGCAGTACTTCTTATAATACTATTAGTAGCGATATTAACCGTACTATTAAATATTCAAAATCTGTATGTTGATGTTTTATTAATATTAATAGCAAGTATACTCTTTTTTATAGCACTATATTTTAGAAAGAAAAACGTATACTACCACATAACGGTAATGGAACTGATAACTAAAAAAGAAATAGAATCTATAAAAGAGTCTAAGTACCTAACAAATGGCCGAAAAGAACGATATTTAACGGATTTTTATAATGCTAAGGATACAGAAAAAGCAGTTATATTTTTACGTGCGATGGTAGAGGCAAAACAAAACGAAGAGTTATGGAAGGAAGAAACTGAGAATATATAGGTTTCTTCCATAACCTTAAGAGTAGGGTATTATTAATAATAGTCGTTTATGAAGAATATATTGTATTAGAAAAAGAGTCCATTTTATTATTTACAAGATGGACTCTTTTAATTTTAACTATATATTTCATTCTATTTTTATAATCTCCAACAGCCTTTCATTATGTTCAATATATCTATAGAGTTCTTGTATATTATTACTAATAAAGCTATGTTTAATTGGTGAACATTTTTCATTAATTAATTTAGTTTTTTCAAGTGCCAATTGCCCATGCAGTCGCGATAATGCACTTTTAATTATATTTACATCCTTTTCTAAACAAATATATGAACAATAGCAGCCTTTAATTCTTTTCCTTATTGGAACAGCTGCTTTACAAATTGTACATTGTTTTATTATTTCCTCAAATTCTACGCATGAATAAGGTATCTCGCTATTGCATTTATTGTTTTTCACACATGAATATATCCAAAAATCATTGGAAATAGTGTTTTTATTATATTCAAGTTTTTGATATATACATATATCACATTTAGAATCACTCATTATTTCACCCCGACATATAAACAAAAAACCTCAAGATCACGAAAGTATAGTTCTTCGTTCCTTAAAGGTTTATTCTCACAATTTATTTAAATTCACAGTATATTATTAAGTTCCTATCTATTAGTAGTACAATTTTTAAACTAAACTTGTTTCAAAATAGATTGTATTGGTTTGTACAGTTACTAACTCAAAATCATCTTCTTTGATTGGAATAATTATTGACGTTCCATCATCGGTATTAATTATAGAAGCCGTATAAAAATCTATCCTTAGAGAATTACCTCTAATATCATTAGCGTTTATATGTATTTTAGGATGCTCATTAGATATCTTTAATTGTCCTGCTTCATAGTTATTATGCTTACCATTATTTAAGGCAACCCGGTATGGTAGAATTAATGAGTCATCAATAGAAACGATTCTACCAGCATGTCCTTCCCATTTAGCTTTATTAATTATCTTCACAATGCTTCCTACTATTAAATTCATTAAATTTCCTCCTAAGTTTTGCTCGAATTAAATATCCTGTATTACAAAAGGACAACAAAAAAAGACCTCTTTGATTCGCTACTAATTTATTAATTAGATTTCACGAACCCAAAAGGTCTGTCTTGTTAATGTTATATAAAATAAAAAGTAATGATTTATGTAGATATATTAACAGACAATATTAGAAAATGGCAAATTAGAAATATCTTAATAAACATGGTAAGAAGTAATACATTGGATATGTAAAAAATAAAGAAGATAGCATGCCAATATAATGATAAAATTATGAACGAGGTGAGGAAATGAAAAAAATTATTTTTATTTTTGGTGTTATATTCTTGATCATTTCAGTCCTATATTTCTTCAAATGGGATCAATGGCAAGTAGAAAAAGTAGTTAAGGAAAATATTAATGCATTAAATGAACGAGATCATCACAAATATACAAGTACCCTTACTGCTACTGTCCAAGATAATACTTCTGTAGGCCCCGCAGCAGCACTCTTTATGAGCAATGCAAAGGCTAAGTTTGAAATAATAACTCTGGATACTAAAAAGCAAGATAAGACTACTTGGATAGTGAATACTAAACAAAAGATAATAGGCAGTAATGAAATTAAAGGGGATGAAAAATTAGATAAGACCATAGATATTAACTACCACATTAAAGATACTGAAAAAGGTTGGAAAATATCCTGGTATGAGTTGTCAGAGGAGAAATAACTTCTTGTTTATATTTATATCAATATATAGATATAAATAGCATTTGGCAGTAAACAGGGGGAAATAGAAGTATTTTACAATATATCGTAATATAACAAAAATATAAATAGATATATTTACAAATTTGTAGAATTATATTACAATTTAACTACTCTCTTTTTAAATAGTCATGCGACTATTTATTATTGTTTCGTTTCAACATTAATCATAATTACAATTATGAGGTGAAACCCTTACATCCCTAGCTAATCATAGCTAGGCTTTTTTTTATTCATGATAGTGTAACATTCTAATATAGGAAATAAGACTGATTAATAATAGTATAGAAAATAGGTAACGTATCTAAATACTATTTTTAATAAGTATTACAAATGGGTAACGTATATAAGTTACGTATATACGTTACCCATCATTCGTGTTCCTAATTCATATAAAAAGTTACAAATCTCTAAAACTATTTGATATACTATAAGCATTACAAGTATTTTTTCTTTTTATTATCACAAATAATAATCAAGCCCTCTTGGGGATCTGTGAATGGTATTTTTACCTTAACAATCTCTTAGAGGGCTTTTTTGCATGTTTACGATTTGTATAGATTTATATATAAAACAAAAAATAAAGGGGAATATATATGCGCAACATTATTGATTTTATAGAAATTTTAGTCTTTCTTTGGGTTGCAGCAAACATTTTTGGTTATTTTGTTTTTTCAAAGGAAGAGTAATAGTAAGGGAGTAGGTACTAATGAAAAATATTATACGAGTAAATAAGAAAACTAATGAAACTGATCATGTAGAAATCGAGTATTTTTTAAATTTTGTTAGTAGTTTCAATCAATGCTACGAAGAGTCCCTTTCATCCTTAATTAAGGGGTATGTTATACAGGATAATTCATTTGCATTTTATATTCCTGAGTTACATGACAAACTCACTTAAATGACGCTCCGTAATACTATTCTACTGCTAATGGATATTAATTGTATAAGCAACACTAATAAAAAAGAAGTTTCGAAGTTATTAAAAAAGTAAAACTAGAATTTAACAATTATATAAAACACCTAACTAGGTAAATTACCTACTGTTGGGTGTTTTTTTCTTTTATTAATTAAATTTAAAAAAGAGAAAAAATAAGTGGTATCTTATAATGATATCCATATAACCAATAGAAAAGAGGGGGATGCGATTATATGATACTTACAAGTAAAAATGAACCTGTTATAAATGGATGGCTAAGCCCTACGGGAGAGTTTCTTCACTGCAATTTGTATGAGCATTATACTTGTGCAGCTGCTTATGAAGATAAAGTGAGAGATCAATATTTAAGAATTGATGCTGGGAGTGAGGGGGAAAGCTCTTTTGTGAGTATAATATGTGGTTATTTAACAGATAAACAAACGGTTTGGATAATATCCCATATAAAATACTTTAATAATAATCAGGTAGAGGACCTAATTAATTATGGTTTAGTAATTGATTAATCGATATTCAAAGGTATAACAAGATGTTAGATGTGGAAATGCTGCTCCACCTCCTTTTGCAGAGGTACTCGTTAGATCTAATCTCCCCTAGTTATGTGTAGCTAAAAGAAATAAATATAGAGCATTCTTAAACACTTAATTCTTTAAGAAAGTTAAAATAAAATAAAATAATTAAGAAGACAGGTAAATACTAAAAGAAAATAGTATATATATTTTTAATAAAGAATATAATTGACCCCTTAACACAATTCTGTTACTTTATAGTTTGTTTCTTAAAAAGTAATAAGGTTTTAGTTATATGAATTTATAAAAGAGAAATACTAAGACTTAGTATATGATAAATATAAATATATTTTTAATTATAAATGATTAAAAGAAAATTAGAATAAATAACGATAGGGTGAGCTTAATGAAAAACAAAACGTTGCCTAAATTAAACAGATATTCATGGAGAAAGTCCGTTAATAGTGCGAGAGAACAATTAAAACAAACAAAAGGACATAAAGATTTGCAATTAGAAAGCATAGGTGATGGGCATGTTTGGTTTCTAGTTAGAAAAAAAGGTAGTTTTGGAATAACACAACAATTTAGAATAAAATACGATACCCAATCTAGAACGTTTGAATACTTCGAAAAAAAATAATAGAAGCTACTCTATTAATTATATTAAACATTAAGGCGAACGCATTTAATAATATGTGTTCGCCTTTTTTATTTTTAAAAGGTTTTTAATACATAATTTATTTAAGTTATAAATAAAAATTTCGTTGTTAAAATTCATTTGAACAATGATTATAATAATGTACATCTGGAAAAAAAAGTTAAGGTGAGTGCTATGCTAAAACAAGAGGCAGTTGTAGAACTATTACAAGAAATTGATACAGAAGATATTTTCATTGCGACAAGTTATTTGATAGATTTACCTTCGTTCATATATCCGTATGAAGATAGTGATAATGTTTGTTTAAAAATTAACAAAAAAGAATTAATCAAATTATTAGAAGTTGGAAAGGCATATTCAAATGGAGTTAGCACCATTACTCTTGCTATTAATGAGTTGTATCAACTACAAGATTGCATGAGAGTGGATCTAGCTGCAGAACAAACGCTCAGACCAACTAAGCGTTTAGTAAATTGTATAGGTATTGCATTAAATGATAAAAATTTAATAATGAACTTGGATATAATTTCAAACAATTCATTAAATGATTTATTGCATTCAAAAACTATAGAAAGTATTTACGTACTTTTATCTAAATAACCGAATTAAAAAGGGGAGATAGGGATGAATATCACTATGAGTGGAGAAGCAGAGAATGAGTTTACTAATGATGATGGGCTAGGATTTTTCAGAGGACTCATAAATGGATTTTTGATGGTGTTACCTATTTGGACTTTCTTTATTGGAGGACTGTTCTATATTTTATGAATATAAAAATTAAGTTATATGATTATAAGAGGGTATTAAGGTCTATGTTTTGAATATTATTTAATAGTATTCAAAACAGGAGGGATAAAATGAGTGCATATATCGAAATAGATTTAATTACAAGACCTTATAATCATCTATGGAATGATGCTCTACATGCAAGAGATTTAGCAAGAAAGACCACAGACGAATGGATGAGTGGTACATATGTTAGATGGTCCATTGTGACTGCATGTATGGCGTTAGAATCATATAGTTGTGATGCTCTTAGTGTTAATGAATTAGGTAGAGGTAGTTATCGAAATTGTATTGACGCTATACTTCAGAAAAAAGGATTTAGTCCCATAAATTGGAATAGTGGAATATGGAAAGATGTTTTAGATCACCGGAAAATTAGAAATTATTATACACACAGTAATGATTTACAAGAGAAGTTATGGCCTGATATGGTAGAAGCAGATAAAGCTATTGATTGCTTTAGAGCTGCAATAAAAGATCTTTATAGAATTGCTGGTAAACAATACCCTGATTTTTTAGATAGAATCTCAGGTTCTAATGTGAAGTAAACTAATTACTTATATACGTAAAACTAAAAAAACGAAATTCCTTAAATGGAATCTCGTTTTTTTAGTTAATAATAAAATATTTTATTATGTGCGGAAGATATTATTTAATAAGTGTCCCACCATCAGTAACGTTAGACTCTCCAGTTCCATTACCACTGATGTCTTCAACAGGAAGAGATGTAGAACCATCATTGCCACCTGGTTTATTATTTCTATTCATAGCTTTATATACGAACTGAGCATATTGCTCTCTAGTTACATTCAAACTCGGGCTATATTCATTATTGCCTGTTCCATCAGCAACATTATTAGTTTGCACAGCAGTAATAACATTTTTCGCCCAATGATCTTTAGGAACATCTTTAAAAGTAAGTTCACCAGCTATTTTTAAATTAAATGCCCTTGTAAGTATAGCTGCCATTTCAGCACGAGTTAAAGTATCCTTAGGTCGGTAATTTCCATTTTCGTCCCCTTTAATAACCCCTAAAGCTGTTAAAGATAAAATTTGTTTTGAGTAATTAGTAGTTTGAGAATTAACATCTGGATAAGGATTCTTGTACGTCCCTCTATCTTCTGGCTGAAGGTAATTGTACATTAGTATAGCTACTTGTTCGCGTGTCACATTATCCCCAAATCCAAAAATCCCATTCCCATAACCAATTACAATTTTCTTTTCTTTTAAATCTTGAATAGCAGTGAATGACCAGTGATTTTGAGGTACATCTACAAATCTCTCTTCAGCATGCGTTAAGGAACTACCTGCTCCTAGTAAAGATAGAGTACCAATAGATAATGCAGTACAAGCTTTAATAAATTTGTTTTTCATAAAAAATCCTCCTTCAATACAACTGTATATAAAAATAATTAGAATAATTAAATTGGTATATTAATTTATTAAGTATATTAATTATAACCTAGTATTGATTTCTTTGCATTTTAAAATTTTTAAAGAAAAAAATATTTTTTTAAATTTACTCTTAGAATATAGGGTAATTATGAATATAATACGCAAATAGAACAGGAAACTGTTGTTTACTACAAACAAAAAAATATATAAAAATAGATACAATTAAGGAGTGACCATTTATGAAAGAAATGAAACAAGAGGTATATGATAGTTTAGCAGCAGCGAAAAGAAACAAAGAAATTGTTACAGCCATGGTTCGTAACGTAAATGTACAGAAAATGAATATTCCAGGAGAAGGCGGCAAATTAGAATTAAGAGATGTGGAATGCGTATACTTCGCTCTTGAAGATGGAGCTTTAGGTATGTGTCCGGCTAGTGAGTTCTCGGAATATGAACATAAGTCATTGAACAGCTTCACTGGTACTATTCAAGAATTTATTGTATTAGGTATTGATAAAGAAAATAATTTAGCTGCTGTAAGTGTTAAACAAGCAGACGATATTAAAAAAGAGAAATTTTTAAAAGAAATCTATAAATTAGAAGAAGAAAATACCCTTAATGAAAAAGTTTTTGATGGAATTGTTACTGGAAGAAATGAAAATACACGTACAATTTTCTTAAAAGTTGAAGGTACGCCTTGCTTTATGAAACTTGCAGATTTAGATCATGAGCGCGTATTTGATATTGATTCTATTGCTCCTAGAAATGCAACAATTCCAGTGAAAGTAAAACGTTTTAAAGAAGATACAAAACAAATTCAAGTTAGTCGTAAAGCTGCTGTAGAAGATCCGTTTGAAGAATTACGCGATAAAGAACCTCATAATTATACTGCAACGGGTGTAGTTACAAATGTATCAGAGCGTGATGGTATATTTGTTAAGTTAGGAAAAGGCTTTACTATTAAGGCGTCTAAGCCACGTGAAGTTCAGGAACCTGTTGTTGGTGATATTGTAGCTGTTCGCATTGTTGAGATTAATATCGAAAAACGTTCTGCTAGAGGTGTTATTTTTTCATACCCTCAAGGGAAAAAACAACCAAAAAATTTAACTAGTTTCTTGTATAACTAATTGGAATTGGTATAGCATATGAAACCACAAGTTGTGCCTTTAAATTTTGAATATCCGTACTTTCGGAAGAAGGATGGTAGTATCTCAATTTGGGACGATCCAAGTATAACTGGAGGGATTGCCCTAATCGATAATTATCAACCTCTAACAAATCTCGGATCAGTATTAGGTAAAGCGAACAGTTACAATTACATGGAACAAGAAGACGTTATTTTATTGAAAATGGTTGGCGAATGTATAGCTGTAAATGAAAATCAGCTTAAAAGATTAATGAGTAAAATCATGAGTCGTTCCCAAGTATCACTACGCTTAAAGAAATTTAGAAGGTATGGGTTTGTTGAAAGATGGGACCTTAATTCATCAGAGGATCCAGATATAAAGCCGCCATCTCCATTTACTCTAGGACTAGCCGGTTATATTTTCTTAAAGCATTATTTTAATAAAGAGTTCTTTATGGAGCCTACTCGTTGGCAGACGTTAGGATTAAGTGCCATTCAACGTTATGTAGCTATTAATGAAATAAAGTGCCAAATTTATGAAACACAAGGATTACGTAGCTTTAAATGGCAGGGATGTATTCTAAACAATCCACAACTGATTAATAGCTTTGCAGCTATAGAAGCACTAACCGAAGCAGGGAACATAAATTTTGTATTAGAAAGAGTTCAGCAATCTAAAGATTATATTGCATATTTAACTGAAAGATTAATGAAATGGGACCAAGTCTACCAGCAATATAAACTGCTTCCAATTCAAGGCATGAGTCAACATAAAACGTCCTTAATTATAAGCGTATCCTGCTTATCGCTAGCAGAAGAGATAATTACAAAATTAAATTTAGAATTATATAAACTG carries:
- a CDS encoding DUF3895 domain-containing protein, which produces MNQLSLFDDESTQTLPGKAKQYSSNSEKVVGVPIHLIDNYRTDKRINGLTYIEVEQLNWYVENELEIRATDVVNELIEKCSTPKLYFSTEKSKVYPFVCMYLEYLCQKGILIFVASKGTQERVYKNIKYC
- a CDS encoding S-layer homology domain-containing protein; the encoded protein is MKNKFIKACTALSIGTLSLLGAGSSLTHAEERFVDVPQNHWSFTAIQDLKEKKIVIGYGNGIFGFGDNVTREQVAILMYNYLQPEDRGTYKNPYPDVNSQTTNYSKQILSLTALGVIKGDENGNYRPKDTLTRAEMAAILTRAFNLKIAGELTFKDVPKDHWAKNVITAVQTNNVADGTGNNEYSPSLNVTREQYAQFVYKAMNRNNKPGGNDGSTSLPVEDISGNGTGESNVTDGGTLIK
- a CDS encoding metallophosphoesterase family protein, with the protein product MKIIVFSNTTGGIKELVEQNELLAVKPDLILLLGDIHKRALYSIEHFFKDIPIYGVLGENDSKDAFHDTNIKSLHRNVVNVKGYIIAGFSGVPIYTDNNKVANQFTEQELSTFLDKIGPVDIFVAHANPRWAKPEDELDLYRGFEEYSNYLLRDRPKLFLHGHTGSPLVYNIHDDTTVITVNEYQVLTID